The nucleotide sequence TTATTTCACTCGTATTCGTAGCCACATTTTTTATTAATATCCGTTTGCCGATTGCTGCAAATGGGGGGCTCGTTCATTTAGGTTCTGCCATGCTTTTTATTATCGCAATCTTATTTGGTCCAAAGAAGGGCGCAATGGCCGGAGCATTCGGTATGGCACTGTTTGATATTTTATCTGGCTGGACATTATGGGCACCATTTACATTCATTACACGGGGTCTGCAAGGCTATATTGTTGGTAAAATCGCTACAATGCACGGAAAAAATGGCGGAAGCATTATTTACAACTTTGCGGCTATCGTTATCTCAATTCCATTTATGCTTGGCGGTTATTATATTTGTGAACGTGTTCTCTATGGAAACTGGGTCATTCCACTGGCTTCAATACCAGGAAACCTCGTTCAAAACGCAGTAGGTCTTCTTATTGCACTACCTGTATGTATCGCTTTAAAGAAACTGCCTCTTTTCAAATAAAAAAAATTGGTTAGCGCTCTATTGTCGCTAACCAATCTGATTTTATTTTACCAACTTACTGATTGCTTTAAATATATCGCCTTTTGCTACTTGCTGCATTTCGAATAATGCCATTTCTACACTAGTTACTTGAGCACCAAGATGCATCATTTTTTGGATGCCTACTTCACGGTTACTTGCTGTTCGTGAAGACACACAGTCTGCCAGCACTTCGACTTCATAACCGTTTTCCAGTAATTGAGCAGCTGTTTGATATACAC is from Solibacillus isronensis and encodes:
- a CDS encoding ECF transporter S component, with the translated sequence MESSRSITTSSEKTKDLIITSLLISLVFVATFFINIRLPIAANGGLVHLGSAMLFIIAILFGPKKGAMAGAFGMALFDILSGWTLWAPFTFITRGLQGYIVGKIATMHGKNGGSIIYNFAAIVISIPFMLGGYYICERVLYGNWVIPLASIPGNLVQNAVGLLIALPVCIALKKLPLFK